The nucleotide window ACTTTTCGGTATTTCCCCCAAGACACATGCTCTGCTTCCTAGTGCCTGCAGGAAAAAACTCTACTTTTGAAAACTGATACATGATACTAATGGTAAGAACTTAATTTATCTCAAATTGAAAAAACttcatttatgaatttttttaatctcaaactGGACTTCAAACatttcaaatacatgaaaatgctAACAGTTCCACAAAATAAGTAAAACGCTCAGATAAAATGATCTATGAAACACAATATTAAAATGCTgtttataaagaaaacagaagaaaattttcagaaaagagaCCTATGCTAAAAGGCCACCATGTTATCATGTACAAATCTAAACTATCTATAATGCGTGGCAAAAGATTATTATATTCTACAAGGCAGGATTTGATACTTTCATCCAATATATAGCAGGATCTGACAGCTGCcacaacaaaaacattaaaaaggttCCTCAAATAAGTATTTTTACACAGTTTATATAATCTGATTGTGATATTCAAAAGCCTACTCTGTAAAAGTAAACATGATTAAGTCTATCTTTTACTATTGCTGATCATGATATTTATGATAAGCACTTTTGTTAACAGTTCCTTTCACGATTTAGACATAGCTCCAATTCATTTGTTATTGCCCAGAGTACTGTAAAGAAAATCTAAGCAAAATCATGATAAATCTGGACAtggaattctttattttaaaacgtACCTTTATCACAAAGGTTGAGAACAGATAGTATTTTAAGATACAGTCTCCCCTTATAATTTAGaatcaggaaaataaagaaatctgtCTCAAATGCTTTATGTAAACTATAGAGCAGACTTAACTCTTGCTAATTAGCTGATTACAACATACAACTAGCTGTCACAGTATTAACAGTAATATTTACTTCTCTACATCACAAAAGTCAAAGATGATGCATAAAGCACATTGTTTAAATCAAAAGTTTTAATTGGAAATTAGATGTAAATAACTAAGATAAATGTAGATTTGTAGCCTGCCAGATTTCCCTTATTTGGATGATGTTTATTCACTCATTAATTGTTCTGCATTATGTGGACACCATATACACTTCATAAAGCTCTACAAGTGTACTGTGATAACTAAagatgtttctattttataaattaactcaaataatataaaacttattaaaaaataaaaacaccatcAACCATGTTTCCACATGTCTTTTCTAATTTGAGATGTGTGAAATCTTAAAACTAGAAAACCATATCGCCATTGAGAAGGCTAATAAAGCTGGATGTTAgtcttttttttggaaaatttttttttaagagttgagAATATCATTGTGTTAAACCCAAAATTTCAGCTAAAGCATTAATTTTAGCTGTAATAAAAATGCTATAGACattatgaataaatgaaaacttgGGGAATAATAAACAAAGCAGAATTCATGGTTACCATATTTACACATACTCTTTGTTGTGTTTCAGTGCCACATGATCTGATTCAAAGTAATAAACATCAGGATCATCATCTTCCTCTTCTGTAATGTGCGGATTGGCACTCTCTTTGGCAGATGGCAAATGTCCAATATTGAGTCTTGCCTCTGAGGATGGCTTACTTAGTCCTTCACTCCCATAATTTTCAGAGTCACAACATATGCCTTTTTCATTGTGAGAAATTTCATCGGGATTTGTGACAGACTGACTTATATTATCACTAACAGGTGCATTTGTTTCACTGGGATTAAGATTATTCTCCTCAAGTTGTCCATTTTCTCTGCAAGGAGAACTGTTTTTAGTGGGACTACCTCTGGTAGGGGCCGCCCTCCGGGGTGAAGTTCTCAGAGTATACCGATGTTCTTGAGGTTCTGATAAAGACATCATCTGAGCCGAAATACAGTCTAGAACAGAAGATGGTTCTGGTTCTCCGGAGACTGGCATACTCTCAAGACTTGTGTCCAGGGCGTTATTGGTGTTTTCATTACACTGCTCTTTTGAGGCACTGCTATCTCCCACCACATCTACTTCCTCCTCAGAATCCCTTAAAGATGAATGAATTTCAGAAAAGGGGCCTGTAGCTGGCTCAGTAGTCAGCTGATTAACATGTTccacaggcaggcaggcagtTACTACTTTGTGGTCCTCCAACTTGACCTGCACTTCTGAATTTGTGCAAGGCACGTTATGGTCTATATAACTGTCCTCCTTCCTACTACCAAGGAACATTGAAGTGTGGGTATCCGAATCCCCATTTTCAGCTACTGATTTCTCCTGCAACACATAGGAACCAGTGCTATTTTGTTTAGTGTTCCCATCGGACTGACAGTCATCACAGTTTACAACAGCTGAATCACTGTCATCAACACCATTGACAGCCAAATAGCCCGTGATTTCTTCAACTACTGTAGAATTAAGTGGCCCTTCCTCACTGACATTCacctttttaatttcccttttctcACAATCATCCAGTATAAGACATCGACAAGCTCGTTTAGTCCCTTGAAAATCTGCATCATTGTCCACTACTGTACTCCTCTGTTCTACTGACTCCTTGTCTGATTTTATAGGTGAATCTTCTTCTGAACTGTTTGGTGCTTCAGATCTAAGACAAcgcttaattctttttaaaactggTGAAACAGGTTCTGTTTGCCTTCTTTCACAATTTTCTACAGACTGCCTTTCTATGTTATCTTTTTCTGAAGAAGGAAGTCCTCTTTTCCTAGGGCTTACCCATGACTCTCGAGTACTCTGCTGTTTTATATCAGTAGTTCTtccattattatttcctttctgaatTTGCACAGGCTCTGGTCTCTTCTTTGGTGATCTTGATCGTACTTGAGAATGAGAAGAGATTTCTTCAGGATGAGCAATGCTACGATTCCTTAAAGTTCTACCACAAAAAGATTCATCCAAGCCGTTTAACCCCACTGTTGATCTTGTAACACGAGTAGATCGGGAAGCAGCCATACTATGGCAAGTCCCTACAATACGGTCATCATGATCCACTCATTGGGAAACCTTCAAAAACGTAaacaaaataatgagaaaaaggtAATAGTTAATACACCTAAAACAAAAGTATAAAGCTGTAACTTTTTAATCCATGTATAGCCATATTAAAttttgtgatataattattttattaacatttccAAAAGTGATAATATTAGCTAACAATTATATGGCACGTAATACATTCCAGGAATTGTTCTATATGCTTTACATACGTTAACTCACTTAAGTCTAACAACAATTAGAATAAGTGCTTATTATCATTCCTACTTCataaatgaggagactgaggcacataCAGTTTAAGTAATCTGTCCaaattcacacagctagtaaactgCTGGGCAGGGCCCTAGATTCCACGCTCTTAACCTTCCTCGCTATGTATCTACCTCTTAGATATACAGGGGCAAAGCGCCCAGAAAGATCTCTCTCAAAGACAGGACTTCATCttggttattaaaataataatcttGAATTTATATAGCAGCTATCATATAAACTATCCCAATCACTTCTCATGTTTTCTCAACACTTCTGGGAGGTAAAAAGACAGGCTCTGCTCTTTTTAATTCACTCTTACTAAAATGAGTTTCAGGTCAAATTCTTTGATAACAAACCACGTGGCATCCAAAAAAATTTGGCTGCAGTAGAATTTTTTATAACTAAGCAGATGAACAGAAATCGCAGTAGAATTTTTTATAACTAAGCAGATGAACAGAAATCACAACCGTAGCTTATACTTGCTAAGAGCAATACAGAGCAAAGCCAAGCCACCCTAGTCTCTAGAAGTAGAGCCACAAATTAGCAAGTGAAAGGAAGTATTCTAAAGAGGatagaagaaaaagggaaagaagcacACTGCCGAACAAATATTACATTTAAGAAATCAGGAATACACATATAACcccatcatttccttctttcaacTCCTGAGTATATGTGTATGCCACAGTATTAATGCATGTTGAGGAGATGAGCAGGCTTTCTGGTGTGGATGCTTTGGTGCTTCTATAATACAAATGAGAGGGAAACTGAAAACTGCCCTGATTGATCCATTTGTATAAACTGAGCGATTCAGTGATTATTTTCCAAGGTTCTCCCAACAAGCAGAATTAAAGGAGCTGTTAAAATTTGAAGTCTCCATTCTTCTGCTCCTCCTCTATTTAGCTTTCAAAAGGTACTTTGCCACTTCACTGCCTGACTTCAAATGGGGTGCAGGATGGACAGAGAAAAGAGGCCAGTAATGGTCGTAGTACAAAGCTGCACAGGAACCTCTTCCCTCATCCCTTTTGCCAGCTTTCCCACAAGCTCACTCTCCTATAACCCTCCAAATGCCATTCTACCCCTCTCCTCACAAATCAAATACAATCTCTCCTTTGCCTCAACTTAGAAGTATCTAACAGTTGGAAAGGTTATTAAGAGCTACAGAAGATACAGCAACACGGTATCACatacaaaaagaagaaactgcCTTCTTGTTCCTGCCTGCTGACAAAATGAATAAAGTGAAAAAGTATCCTGTAAAATATGTAAGTCAGTTGAATTTAGTTTTGTTTCAGAGTATGGCAtacttctaaatttttaattaacaattttttaaaaccttacaaACTCACAAAATCAGCCCTGGGATTAAAGTGTGaaaattctttctagagaattccATAGCAATCACATGAACAGTAAGTATGGAACATTGATCAGAacttaaaaataatgcttttcaaAGTAAACTTTTACTCTTTTGGGACTCATTAGTCAGACCTGATGTATAATTCTCTTCTGTTAAAATCTTCTTATCAAGATTACAGTCTATTTTTATTCACAGGTAATAAACAGTGAATGACCCATAAACATCCACTTTTAATTACAAAACTTTAAGTTAAACTTCAGATGATGTTTCAAAAGAGCacaaactaaaaaatattaaaatcaatgtATTTGTTTCATGTATCCAAATCTGAAGCCTTCAAATTTGAagattacagatttttaaatattaaatacctATGTAAATATAACAAACATAAGctaattttataaactttatttataaaacctaATGCAAATATCTTTAATGCCAACTTGATTATATTCGTGATTTATGGTTCAAAAATAATATTGGCAAtagtaatattttataaacacacacacaaaaaactgtttatctttatttttaaaaatatgatgccAATCGAGGGCATATAAACTTCAAATGATTCTGGTAACAGGCATTCCTAGCCCTTTTCTCTCCACACCAACCCAAATGAGAGCAAAATTTCTGCCTTATCATTATTAATGAAGTAATCCTATTATTCGTAGTACCCAAAACTActaacaaagaatatatatatatcattataaaaCACCACCTATAATGAGGGTCTGTTTTATTTCTGCACTATTCCAGTGATCAATCAAAACACTGATCAACatgaaatattaaaacttttttcatttcttttgctccctaaaaatatttttattccgtTCACAACTACAATGAAGTCCAAGTTTTAGAGTTCTCAAACCCTATGCTATTGGgccatatt belongs to Pseudorca crassidens isolate mPseCra1 chromosome 2, mPseCra1.hap1, whole genome shotgun sequence and includes:
- the ZZZ3 gene encoding ZZ-type zinc finger-containing protein 3 isoform X1 yields the protein MAASRSTRVTRSTVGLNGLDESFCGRTLRNRSIAHPEEISSHSQVRSRSPKKRPEPVQIQKGNNNGRTTDIKQQSTRESWVSPRKRGLPSSEKDNIERQSVENCERRQTEPVSPVLKRIKRCLRSEAPNSSEEDSPIKSDKESVEQRSTVVDNDADFQGTKRACRCLILDDCEKREIKKVNVSEEGPLNSTVVEEITGYLAVNGVDDSDSAVVNCDDCQSDGNTKQNSTGSYVLQEKSVAENGDSDTHTSMFLGSRKEDSYIDHNVPCTNSEVQVKLEDHKVVTACLPVEHVNQLTTEPATGPFSEIHSSLRDSEEEVDVVGDSSASKEQCNENTNNALDTSLESMPVSGEPEPSSVLDCISAQMMSLSEPQEHRYTLRTSPRRAAPTRGSPTKNSSPCRENGQLEENNLNPSETNAPVSDNISQSVTNPDEISHNEKGICCDSENYGSEGLSKPSSEARLNIGHLPSAKESANPHITEEEDDDPDVYYFESDHVALKHNKDYQRLLQTIAVLEAQRSQAVQDLESLGRHQREALKNPIGFVEKLQKKADIGLPYPQRVVQLPEIVWDQYTNSLGNFEREFKNRKRHTRRVKLVFDKVGLPARPKSPLDPRKDGESLSYSMLPLSDGPEGSNSRPQMIRGRLCDDTKPETFNQLWTVEEQKKLEQLLLKYPPEEVESRRWQKIADELGNRTAKQVASRVQKYFIKLTKAGIPVPGRTPNLYIYSKKSSTSRRQHPLNKHLFKPSTFMTSHEPPVYMDEDDDRSCFRSHMNTAMEEASDEESIPIMYRNLPEYKELLQFKKLKKQKLQQMQAESGFVQHVGFKCDNCGIEPIQGVRWHCQDCPPEMSLDFCDSCSDCLHETDIHKEDHQLEPVYRSETFLDRDYCVSQGTSYNYLDPNYFPANR
- the ZZZ3 gene encoding ZZ-type zinc finger-containing protein 3 isoform X2: MAASRSTRVTRSTVGLNGLDESFCGRTLRNRSIAHPEEISSHSQVRSRSPKKRPEPVQIQKGNNNGRTTDIKQQSTRESWVSPRKRGLPSSEKDNIERQSVENCERRQTEPVSPVLKRIKRCLRSEAPNSSEEDSPIKSDKESVEQRSTVVDNDADFQGTKRACRCLILDDCEKREIKKVNVSEEGPLNSTVVEEITGYLAVNGVDDSDSAVVNCDDCQSDGNTKQNSTGSYVLQEKSVAENGDSDTHTSMFLGSRKEDSYIDHNVPCTNSEVQVKLEDHKVVTACLPVEHVNQLTTEPATGPFSEIHSSLRDSEEEVDVVGDSSASKEQCNENTNNALDTSLESMPVSGEPEPSSVLDCISAQMMSLSEPQEHRYTLRTSPRRAAPTRGSPTKNSSPCRENGQLEENNLNPSETNAPVSDNISQSVTNPDEISHNEKGICCDSENYGSEGLSKPSSEARLNIGHLPSAKESANPHITEEEDDDPDVYYFESDHVALKHNKDYQRLLQTIAVLEAQRSQAVQDLESLGRHQREALKNPIGFVEKLQKKADIGLPYPQRVVQLPEIVWDQYTNSLGNFEREFKNRKRHTRRVKLVFDKGLPARPKSPLDPRKDGESLSYSMLPLSDGPEGSNSRPQMIRGRLCDDTKPETFNQLWTVEEQKKLEQLLLKYPPEEVESRRWQKIADELGNRTAKQVASRVQKYFIKLTKAGIPVPGRTPNLYIYSKKSSTSRRQHPLNKHLFKPSTFMTSHEPPVYMDEDDDRSCFRSHMNTAMEEASDEESIPIMYRNLPEYKELLQFKKLKKQKLQQMQAESGFVQHVGFKCDNCGIEPIQGVRWHCQDCPPEMSLDFCDSCSDCLHETDIHKEDHQLEPVYRSETFLDRDYCVSQGTSYNYLDPNYFPANR